In Flavobacterium gelatinilyticum, a genomic segment contains:
- the aroA gene encoding 3-phosphoshikimate 1-carboxyvinyltransferase → MNLKLSTNSIFTIDDSQLNITGSKSETNRLLLLKALFPNITLANTSNSDDSEVMQKALIGNDEIVDIHHAGTAMRFLTAYFAVNEGREVVMTGSSRMQERPIKILVEALSQLGVEISYEKEAGYPPIRIKGKKVTASKVKLAADVSSQYISALLLVASKLENGLELTLEGEVTSIPYIKMTLALLNDLDIQTSFEGNVIKVYPKEAVQSKEMVVESDWSSASYFFSLAALSDAAKITLSSYKENSLQGDSELVSLYEKMGVKTTFQNNKMTLEKVAGFKYEDVNFDLNNTPDIAQTIVVTCLGLGIGCHLTGLHTLKIKETDRLEALKTELTKLGANISVTNESLTLVRSENINPDVKIGTYNDHRMAMAFAPLAIKVPIIIEDAGVVSKSYPDFWNDLKALNFQISEL, encoded by the coding sequence ATGAATTTAAAATTAAGCACGAATTCAATATTCACAATTGATGATTCGCAACTAAATATCACCGGTTCAAAAAGCGAAACGAACCGTTTATTGTTACTGAAAGCTTTGTTTCCAAATATTACTTTAGCCAATACTTCAAACTCAGACGACAGCGAAGTAATGCAGAAAGCCTTAATTGGAAATGATGAAATCGTCGATATCCATCACGCCGGAACTGCCATGCGATTCTTAACGGCTTATTTTGCTGTAAACGAAGGCAGAGAAGTGGTAATGACCGGATCAAGCAGAATGCAGGAACGCCCTATAAAAATTCTGGTTGAAGCTTTGTCTCAGTTAGGCGTCGAGATCTCTTATGAAAAAGAAGCAGGTTATCCGCCAATCAGAATCAAAGGAAAAAAAGTTACGGCTTCAAAAGTAAAATTAGCGGCAGATGTCAGCAGTCAGTATATTTCGGCACTTTTATTAGTAGCATCAAAACTTGAAAATGGTTTAGAACTGACATTGGAAGGAGAGGTTACTTCGATTCCGTATATCAAAATGACATTGGCTTTACTGAACGATTTAGATATTCAGACCAGTTTTGAAGGAAACGTAATTAAAGTCTATCCAAAAGAAGCAGTGCAATCAAAAGAAATGGTGGTTGAATCTGACTGGAGCTCGGCTTCGTATTTCTTCAGCCTTGCGGCTTTGTCTGATGCTGCAAAAATTACACTGAGCAGTTACAAAGAAAACAGCCTGCAGGGAGATTCAGAATTAGTTTCTCTTTATGAAAAAATGGGAGTAAAAACGACTTTCCAAAACAACAAAATGACTTTGGAGAAAGTGGCAGGATTTAAATATGAAGACGTAAATTTCGATTTGAACAACACGCCGGATATTGCTCAGACAATCGTGGTAACTTGCTTAGGTTTGGGAATCGGATGTCATTTAACAGGTCTTCATACTTTAAAAATTAAGGAAACGGACCGTTTAGAAGCATTAAAAACGGAACTTACAAAACTAGGAGCCAATATTTCGGTAACAAACGAAAGCTTAACTTTAGTACGTTCTGAAAATATTAATCCTGATGTAAAAATCGGAACTTATAATGACCACCGTATGGCAATGGCTTTTGCACCATTAGCTATCAAAGTGCCAATTATTATAGAAGATGCCGGAGTAGTTTCAAAATCATACCCGGATTTCTGGAACGATCTAAAAGCTTTAAATTTTCAAATTTCAGAATTGTAA
- a CDS encoding nucleotide pyrophosphohydrolase gives MDLKNAQLDVDTWIKEHGVRYFNELTNMAQLTEEVGEVARIIARRYGEQSEKESDKNKDLGEELADVVFVVLCLANQTGIDLQAAFDKKMDLKSVRDKDRHKNNDKLK, from the coding sequence ATGGATTTGAAAAATGCACAGCTTGACGTTGACACCTGGATAAAAGAACACGGAGTTCGTTATTTTAACGAATTAACCAATATGGCACAGCTTACAGAAGAAGTAGGCGAAGTGGCCCGAATCATTGCGCGTCGTTATGGAGAACAATCTGAAAAAGAAAGCGATAAAAACAAAGATTTAGGAGAAGAATTAGCCGATGTGGTTTTTGTGGTTTTATGTCTGGCCAACCAAACCGGAATTGATTTACAAGCCGCTTTTGATAAAAAAATGGACTTAAAATCGGTTAGAGATAAAGATCGTCACAAAAACAACGATAAATTGAAATAA
- the queA gene encoding tRNA preQ1(34) S-adenosylmethionine ribosyltransferase-isomerase QueA — protein MKLSHFNFNLPKELLAEFPAENRDESRLMVIDRKKNTIEHKMFKDVINYFDDGDVLILNNTKVFPARLYGNKEKTGARIEVFLLRELNSEQRLWDVLVDPARKIRIGNKLYFGDDDSLVAEVIDNTTSRGRTLRFLYDGSYEEFRNKLTELGETPIPKYINRDVTPEDAERYQTIYAKEEGAVAAPTAGLHFSKHLLKKLEIKGVNFAEVTLHVGLGTFNPVEVEDLSKHKMDSEELIITQKACDIVNEGKAKKKRICAVGTTSMRAIESSVSSANTLNPYEGWTNKFIFPPHDFSIANCMITNFHTPKSTLLMMISAFCGHDLMKKAYEEAIKEGYKFYSYGDAMLIL, from the coding sequence ATGAAATTATCACACTTCAATTTCAATTTACCGAAAGAACTTTTGGCTGAATTTCCGGCAGAAAACAGAGACGAATCTCGTTTAATGGTAATTGACCGTAAAAAAAACACTATCGAACATAAAATGTTTAAAGATGTTATCAACTATTTTGATGACGGAGACGTTTTAATTCTTAACAATACAAAAGTTTTTCCTGCACGTTTGTACGGAAACAAAGAAAAAACAGGAGCAAGAATTGAAGTTTTCTTATTAAGAGAATTAAATTCTGAGCAGCGTTTATGGGACGTTTTGGTTGATCCGGCCAGAAAAATCCGTATTGGTAATAAACTTTATTTTGGTGATGATGATTCATTAGTTGCTGAGGTAATCGACAATACCACTTCTCGCGGGAGAACGTTACGTTTCTTATACGACGGGTCATACGAGGAATTCAGAAACAAACTGACAGAACTTGGAGAAACTCCAATTCCTAAATACATCAACAGAGATGTTACTCCGGAAGATGCTGAAAGATACCAGACTATCTACGCAAAAGAAGAAGGAGCTGTAGCAGCACCAACTGCCGGTTTACACTTTTCAAAACACCTTTTGAAAAAATTAGAAATCAAAGGGGTGAACTTTGCTGAGGTAACACTTCATGTAGGTTTAGGAACTTTTAACCCGGTTGAGGTTGAAGATTTGTCTAAACACAAAATGGATTCTGAGGAATTGATCATTACGCAAAAAGCATGTGATATTGTAAACGAAGGAAAAGCAAAGAAAAAACGTATCTGTGCTGTAGGAACAACCTCTATGCGTGCAATCGAAAGTTCTGTTTCTTCTGCTAATACTTTAAATCCTTACGAAGGATGGACAAATAAATTTATTTTTCCTCCTCACGATTTCAGTATTGCAAACTGTATGATTACAAACTTCCACACGCCAAAATCAACATTATTAATGATGATTTCTGCTTTCTGTGGACATGATTTAATGAAAAAAGCATACGAAGAAGCAATCAAAGAAGGATACAAATTTTATTCTTACGGAGACGCGATGTTAATTCTATAA
- the kynU gene encoding kynureninase, protein MTFQNTREFAKQLDAQDALNHYQDQFIFPKVNDKRVIYFTGNSLGLQPKRTKAYIDEVMNDWAELAVEGHFYAEKPWWDYQERFAEPLSKIVGALPSEVTVMNTLTVNLHLLMVSFYQPTKTRYKIICEEKAFPSDQYMFQSQVNFHGYKPEDAIVEIKRREGEHNIRLEDVLAKIEEVGDELALVLIGGVNYYTGQVFDIKTITAAGQKAGAKVGWDLAHAAGNIKLELHEWNVDFAAWCSYKYMNSGPGNASGCFVHEKHHNSDLPRFAGWWGHNKERRFKMEPNFDPVHGADGWQISNLPVLSLAPYLASVEMFAEVGMDALIAKRDHITSYLEFILHEIDKEVKSTFEIITPSNPAERASQLSVFLHGEGRSLFDYLMKNGVITDWREPNVIRLAPVPLYCSYEDMYDFGQILKKGILGK, encoded by the coding sequence ATGACTTTTCAAAATACACGCGAATTTGCGAAACAACTTGACGCACAAGACGCATTAAACCACTATCAGGATCAATTTATTTTTCCAAAAGTTAATGATAAACGAGTAATTTACTTTACCGGAAACTCATTGGGATTACAGCCAAAACGCACCAAAGCTTATATAGATGAGGTAATGAATGATTGGGCAGAACTGGCGGTTGAAGGTCATTTTTATGCCGAAAAGCCATGGTGGGATTATCAGGAAAGATTTGCTGAACCATTAAGTAAAATTGTTGGAGCACTTCCGTCAGAAGTTACGGTTATGAATACTTTGACAGTAAATCTTCATTTATTGATGGTTTCTTTCTATCAGCCAACAAAAACCAGATATAAAATTATCTGCGAAGAAAAAGCTTTTCCTTCAGATCAATATATGTTTCAGAGCCAGGTGAATTTTCATGGTTATAAACCGGAAGATGCGATTGTAGAAATTAAACGCAGAGAAGGAGAACACAATATTCGTTTAGAAGATGTTTTAGCCAAAATTGAAGAAGTTGGCGATGAACTGGCTTTGGTTTTAATTGGCGGTGTAAACTATTATACCGGACAGGTTTTTGACATAAAAACCATAACTGCAGCCGGACAAAAAGCGGGTGCAAAAGTTGGCTGGGATTTAGCGCACGCTGCCGGAAATATTAAATTAGAACTACACGAGTGGAATGTCGATTTTGCTGCCTGGTGCAGTTATAAATATATGAACTCCGGACCGGGAAATGCTTCTGGCTGTTTTGTTCACGAAAAACACCACAATTCTGATCTTCCAAGATTTGCAGGCTGGTGGGGACATAACAAAGAACGTCGTTTTAAAATGGAACCCAACTTTGATCCGGTACATGGAGCAGACGGCTGGCAGATTAGTAATCTCCCTGTTTTATCTTTAGCACCATATTTAGCTTCTGTAGAAATGTTTGCCGAGGTTGGAATGGATGCTTTAATTGCAAAACGAGATCATATTACTTCATATTTAGAATTTATTCTTCATGAAATTGATAAAGAAGTCAAAAGCACTTTTGAAATCATTACACCTTCAAATCCTGCAGAAAGAGCATCACAGTTATCCGTTTTTCTTCATGGAGAAGGAAGAAGCTTATTCGATTATTTAATGAAAAACGGAGTAATTACAGACTGGCGTGAACCAAACGTAATTCGTCTGGCGCCGGTTCCTTTATATTGTTCTTATGAAGATATGTACGACTTTGGACAAATTCTGAAAAAAGGAATTTTAGGTAAGTAA